The following coding sequences are from one Microtus pennsylvanicus isolate mMicPen1 chromosome 1, mMicPen1.hap1, whole genome shotgun sequence window:
- the LOC142841472 gene encoding cytochrome P450 2B1-like — METSVLLLLVLLVSFLLLLVRGHPKARGRLPPGPRPLPLLGNLLQMDRGGLLNSFMQLREKYGDVFTVHLGQRPVVMLCGTEAIREALVDQAEAFSGRGTVAVVEPVVQGYGVIFANGERWKALRRFSLATMRDFGMGKRSVEERIKEEARCLVEELRKSQGAPLDPTFLFQCITANIICSIVFGERFDFKDRQFLRLLDLFYQTFSLISSFSSQVFELFSGFLKYFPGTHKQIFKNLQEILDYIGHNVEKHRTTLDPSNPRDFIDTYLIRMEKEKSNQHTEFHHQNLMISVLSLFFAGTETSSTTLRYGFLLMLKYPHVAEKVQKEIDQVIGSHRPPTLDDRTKMPYTDAVIHEIQRFSDLGPIGLPHKVTKDTLFRGYLLPKNTEVYPILSAALHDPRYFEQPDAFNPDHFLDANGALKKNEAFMPFSIGKRICLGEGIARNELFLFFTTILQNFSVSSPLAPKDIDLSPKESGFSKVPPTYQIRFLAR; from the exons ATGGAGACCAGTGTCCTGCTCCTCCTTGTTCTTCTCGTGAGCTTCTTACTGCTCCTGGTCAGGGGCCACCCAAAAGCTCGTGGACGTCTCCCTCCAGGACCTCGTCCCCTGCCCCTCTTGGGGAACCTTCTGCAGATGGACAGAGGAGGCCTCCTCAACTCCTTCATGCAG CTTCGAGAAAAATATGGAGATGTGTTCACAGTGCACCTGGGACAGAGGCCCGTGGTCATGCTGTGTGGGACAGAGGCCATAAGGGAAGCTCTGGTGGACCAAGCTGAGGCTTTCTCTGGTCGGGGGACAGTTGCTGTGGTTGAGCCAGTTGTGCAGGGATATG GTGTGATCTTTGCCAATGGGGAACGCTGGAAGGCCCTTAGGCGATTCTCTCTGGCCACCATGAGAGACTttgggatggggaagaggagtGTGGAGGAGCGGATTAAGGAGGAGGCCCGATGTCTGGTGGAGGAGCTGCGGAAATCCCAGG GTGCACCACTGGACCCCACCTTCCTCTTCCAGTGCATCACAGCCAACATCATCTGCTCCATTGTCTTTGGAGAGCGCTTTGATTTCAAAGACCGCCAGTTCCTGCGCCTGCTGGACCTGTTCTATCAGACCTTCTCACTCATCAGCTCATTTTCCAGCCAG GTGTTTGAGCTCTTCTCTGGTTTCCTGAAGTACTTTCCTGGCACCCACAAGCAAATTTTCAAAAACCTGCAAGAAATCCTTGACTACATCGGCCACAATGTGGAGAAGCACCGGACAACCTTGGACCCCAGCAATCCAAGAGACTTCATCGATACCTACCTTATACGCATGGAGAAG GAGAAGTCCAATCAACACACGGAGTTCCATCACCAGAACCTCATGATCTCCGTGCTGTCTCTCTTCTTTGCTGGCACCGAGACCAGCAGCACCACGCTCCGCTATGGCTTCCTTCTCATGCTCAAATATCCCCATGTTGCAG AGAAAGTCCAAAAGGAGATCGATCAGGTGATCGGCTCACACCGCCCACCAACCCTTGATGACCGCACCAAAATGCCTTACACTGATGCCGTCATCCATGAGATTCAGAGATTTTCAGATCTTGGCCCTATTGGATTGCCACACAAAGTCACCAAAGACACTTTGTTCCGAGGGTACCTCCTCCCCAAG AACACTGAAGTGTACCCCATCCTGAGTGCAGCTCTCCATGACCCACGGTATTTTGAACAACCAGATGCCTTCAATCCTGACCACTTCCTGGATGCCAATGGGGctctgaagaaaaatgaagctttTATGCCCTTTTCTATAG GAAAGCGCATTTGTCTTGGCGAAGGCATTGCCCGCAACGAACTGTTCCTTTTCTTCACCACCATCCTCCAGAACTTCTCTGTGTCCAGTCCCTTGGCTCCTAAGGACATTGATCTCAGTCCCAAGGAGAGTGGCTTCAGCAAAGTGCCCCCAACATACCAGATCCGTTTCTTGGCCCGCTGA